Proteins from a genomic interval of Rhodothermus marinus:
- a CDS encoding SDR family oxidoreductase, protein MKVYLTGATGFVGRYVLQALRAAGHEVRCLVRQPDHPLPFEEEGVEKVGGDLLRPETFAGTLDGCEAVVHLVGIIAEKPRQGITFDAVHRRGTLHMVEAAQQAGISRFIHMSANGARPDGTTAYQTSKWEAEEIVRHAGFAHWTIFRPSIIFGDPKGAPMEFVTELARRLVRPLPVLPVFGDGQYRLQPVAVEVVAAAFAQALTRPEARGQTYCVAGPQPLAYDEILDVIARALRGRPKPKLHLPLGPVRLLVGTLGRIGLLPVTPEQLAMLIEGNTCDPSAFYRDFDVPQVPFTPETIAYVRRAA, encoded by the coding sequence ATGAAAGTCTATCTGACCGGTGCCACCGGATTCGTCGGACGCTACGTGCTGCAGGCGCTGCGGGCGGCCGGCCACGAGGTGCGGTGCCTGGTGCGGCAGCCCGACCATCCGCTACCTTTCGAGGAGGAGGGCGTCGAGAAGGTGGGCGGCGATCTGCTTCGCCCCGAGACGTTCGCGGGCACGCTCGACGGTTGCGAGGCCGTGGTGCACCTGGTGGGCATCATCGCCGAAAAGCCCCGCCAGGGCATTACGTTCGATGCCGTACACCGTCGGGGCACGCTGCACATGGTGGAGGCGGCTCAGCAGGCTGGCATTTCGCGCTTCATCCACATGAGCGCCAACGGTGCACGCCCCGACGGCACGACGGCCTATCAGACGAGCAAATGGGAAGCGGAGGAAATCGTCCGGCATGCCGGCTTTGCGCACTGGACGATCTTCCGGCCTTCGATCATTTTCGGCGATCCGAAAGGGGCCCCGATGGAGTTCGTCACGGAGCTGGCCCGACGGCTCGTCCGGCCGCTCCCGGTACTGCCCGTCTTCGGCGACGGGCAGTATCGGTTGCAGCCGGTGGCCGTCGAGGTGGTGGCGGCTGCTTTTGCGCAGGCGCTGACCAGGCCGGAGGCGCGTGGCCAGACCTACTGCGTGGCCGGCCCGCAGCCGCTCGCCTACGACGAGATCCTGGACGTGATCGCCCGGGCCCTTCGCGGACGGCCGAAACCCAAATTGCATTTGCCGTTGGGGCCGGTGCGTCTGCTGGTCGGCACGCTGGGACGCATCGGCCTGCTGCCCGTCACCCCGGAGCAACTCGCCATGCTGATCGAAGGCAACACGTGCGATCCGTCGGCTTTCTACCGCGACTTCGACGTGCCGCAGGTACCCTTCACGCCCGAGACGATCGCCTACGTGCGCCGGGCGGCCTGA
- a CDS encoding Rossmann-like and DUF2520 domain-containing protein, whose protein sequence is MSVPQPVVAIVGAGAVGRALGQSLRAAGYPIAAVISRNPVSARELAAQVEAPVASAALEDLPGEVRLVFCCVPDDALPGLAEQLALVPHDWPCTVVAHTSGALPARVLEPVGRRGALLLSFHPVQSFPRQGPPPSLAGVAVGLEGDPEAVALGREVARALGARPVELSAETKPRYHLAAVLASNGLGALMAMAGEVLASIGLSRPEAHAMLLPLVQGTLHNLEQLLPEEALTGPAVRGDLGPITQHLETLQQHLPHLLPVYAALTTEMIRVGVRSGRLAPERATALLDRLQEALDTRSDIPPERLP, encoded by the coding sequence ATGTCGGTCCCGCAACCGGTCGTGGCCATCGTGGGAGCCGGCGCCGTCGGGCGGGCGCTGGGGCAATCGTTGCGGGCGGCCGGCTACCCGATCGCCGCCGTGATCAGCCGCAATCCGGTCTCGGCCCGCGAGCTGGCCGCGCAGGTGGAAGCACCGGTGGCGTCGGCGGCCCTGGAAGATCTGCCGGGTGAAGTGCGCCTGGTGTTCTGTTGTGTGCCGGACGACGCGCTGCCCGGCCTGGCCGAACAACTGGCACTGGTGCCGCACGACTGGCCGTGTACGGTGGTGGCGCACACCTCGGGCGCGCTCCCGGCGCGCGTGCTGGAACCGGTGGGACGCCGCGGCGCCCTGCTGCTGAGCTTTCACCCGGTCCAGTCGTTTCCCCGTCAGGGGCCACCGCCCTCGCTGGCGGGCGTTGCCGTCGGGCTGGAAGGCGATCCGGAGGCGGTCGCGCTGGGACGCGAGGTGGCACGGGCGCTGGGGGCCCGACCGGTCGAACTCTCGGCCGAGACGAAGCCGCGCTATCACCTGGCCGCCGTACTCGCCTCGAACGGGCTGGGAGCGCTCATGGCCATGGCCGGCGAAGTGCTGGCCAGCATCGGCCTTTCGCGACCCGAAGCGCATGCCATGCTGCTGCCGCTGGTGCAGGGCACGCTGCACAACCTGGAGCAGTTGCTGCCGGAGGAGGCGCTGACCGGACCGGCCGTGCGGGGCGATCTGGGGCCGATCACGCAACACCTGGAGACGTTGCAGCAACACCTGCCCCACCTGCTGCCCGTCTATGCGGCGCTGACCACCGAGATGATCCGCGTGGGCGTGCGCAGTGGGCGTCTGGCCCCCGAGCGGGCGACAGCCCTGCTGGATCGGCTGCAGGAAGCGCTCGATACGCGGTCGGATATACCGCCGGAACGTCTGCCATAG
- a CDS encoding peptidylprolyl isomerase — MNIRWLAGVALAFFVAACQSAPSTPSVEADSLAQATDTLALPATNYYEIRTPLGRMVVRLYDETPLHRDNFKRLVAAGFYDSTTFHRVIDGFVIQGGDPNSKDADPSNDGTGGPGYTLPAEIRPGLFHKRGALAAARQGDEVNPERRSSGSQFYLVVGRTFDEATLDEIEVYLREQIPAPDFAFPDSVRQLYQTVGGAPFLDGLYTVFGELVEGFEVMDAIARVPTPRSTGRQAPPTMLDRPLQPVPMTIRPLENYSPGS; from the coding sequence ATGAACATACGATGGCTTGCAGGCGTGGCGCTGGCGTTTTTTGTAGCAGCCTGTCAGTCGGCCCCGTCCACACCGTCGGTCGAAGCCGATAGCCTGGCGCAGGCGACCGACACGCTGGCGCTTCCCGCCACCAACTACTACGAAATCCGTACGCCGCTGGGCCGTATGGTCGTGCGGCTCTACGACGAAACGCCGCTGCACCGGGACAACTTCAAGCGGCTGGTGGCGGCAGGCTTCTACGACAGCACGACGTTTCACCGGGTGATCGACGGGTTCGTCATTCAGGGCGGCGATCCGAACTCGAAGGACGCCGACCCGTCGAATGACGGCACCGGCGGGCCGGGCTACACGCTTCCGGCCGAGATTCGTCCCGGCCTGTTCCACAAACGCGGCGCACTGGCCGCCGCCCGTCAGGGCGACGAGGTGAACCCCGAGCGGCGCTCCAGCGGCAGCCAGTTCTACCTGGTCGTCGGGCGCACATTCGACGAGGCCACGTTGGACGAGATCGAAGTCTACCTGCGGGAGCAGATCCCGGCCCCGGACTTCGCCTTCCCGGACTCGGTCCGGCAGCTTTACCAGACGGTGGGCGGGGCGCCGTTTCTGGACGGACTCTACACGGTCTTCGGTGAACTGGTCGAAGGCTTCGAGGTGATGGACGCCATCGCGCGGGTGCCCACGCCGCGAAGCACCGGTCGGCAGGCTCCGCCGACAATGCTCGATCGGCCGCTGCAGCCCGTTCCCATGACGATTCGCCCGCTTGAAAACTATTCACCCGGCTCCTGA
- the lysS gene encoding lysine--tRNA ligase — MKRVLTEQELERRRARQQLEAMGINPYPYRWEVTAHAAEILQNFDDERHQPREDGPAPEPYEVSIAGRIMTRRIMGKAAFFDLQDETGRIQVYVRRQDLPEGFYDQVFKKLLDIGDIVGVEGFVFRTRMGEITVHARRLELLAKALRPLPVVKEQDGKVYNEVTDKEFRYRQRYADLIINPEVREVFRKRARMITTIRRFLDERGYLEVETPILQPMYGGASARPFITYHNALDMQLYLRIADELYLKRLIVGGYEGVYEIGKDFRNEGLSRFHNPEFTMLELYVAYKDYYWMMDFVEELLEHVATEVTGSPEVQWGEHTISFRRPWPRIPMFEAIKERTGYDLYGKSRDELAEIARKLGLEIDDTMGSGKIIDEIFGEFVEPHLIQPTFIIDYPIELSPLAKRHREKPGLVERFEVIVGGKELCNAFSELNDPDDQRARFEEQARLRAAGDEEAMQIDEDFLRALEYGMPPTAGLGIGIDRLAMILTNQPSIRDVILFPLLRPEQPAVPAGSDGAEKETSEA, encoded by the coding sequence ATGAAGCGCGTACTGACCGAACAGGAACTGGAACGGCGCCGGGCGCGCCAGCAGCTCGAAGCGATGGGGATCAATCCGTACCCCTATCGCTGGGAGGTTACGGCCCATGCGGCCGAGATCCTGCAGAACTTTGACGATGAACGGCACCAGCCGCGGGAGGACGGGCCGGCGCCCGAACCCTACGAGGTGTCGATTGCCGGCCGGATCATGACGCGGCGCATCATGGGCAAGGCCGCCTTCTTCGATCTGCAGGACGAAACCGGCCGCATTCAGGTGTACGTCCGGCGCCAGGACCTGCCCGAAGGCTTCTACGATCAGGTCTTCAAGAAACTGCTGGACATTGGCGACATCGTGGGCGTGGAGGGCTTCGTGTTCCGCACGCGCATGGGCGAAATCACCGTTCACGCCCGACGCCTCGAGTTGCTGGCCAAAGCGCTCCGTCCGTTGCCCGTCGTCAAAGAGCAGGACGGGAAGGTGTACAACGAGGTGACGGACAAGGAATTTCGCTACCGGCAGCGGTACGCCGATCTGATCATCAACCCCGAAGTGCGGGAGGTTTTCCGCAAGCGGGCGCGCATGATTACGACGATCCGACGGTTCCTGGACGAACGGGGCTATCTGGAGGTCGAAACGCCCATTCTGCAGCCTATGTACGGGGGCGCTTCGGCCCGGCCCTTCATCACGTACCACAACGCGCTCGACATGCAGCTCTACCTGCGCATTGCCGACGAGCTGTACCTGAAGCGGCTGATCGTGGGCGGCTACGAGGGCGTCTACGAGATCGGTAAAGACTTCCGGAACGAAGGGCTCAGCCGCTTCCACAATCCGGAGTTCACGATGCTCGAGCTGTACGTGGCCTACAAGGACTACTACTGGATGATGGACTTCGTGGAGGAGTTGCTCGAGCATGTGGCCACCGAAGTGACCGGCTCGCCGGAGGTGCAGTGGGGCGAGCACACGATCTCGTTCCGCCGGCCCTGGCCGCGCATCCCGATGTTCGAGGCGATCAAGGAGCGGACAGGCTACGATCTCTACGGCAAGTCGCGCGACGAGCTGGCCGAGATCGCCCGCAAGCTGGGGCTGGAGATCGACGACACAATGGGCAGCGGCAAGATCATCGACGAGATTTTCGGCGAATTCGTCGAGCCCCACCTGATCCAGCCCACCTTCATCATTGATTATCCGATCGAGCTGAGTCCGCTGGCGAAGCGCCACCGCGAAAAGCCCGGGCTGGTCGAGCGCTTCGAGGTGATCGTGGGCGGCAAGGAGCTGTGCAATGCCTTCAGTGAGCTGAACGATCCGGACGATCAGCGGGCACGCTTCGAGGAGCAGGCGCGGTTGCGGGCGGCCGGCGACGAGGAAGCCATGCAGATCGACGAAGACTTCCTGCGGGCACTGGAGTACGGCATGCCGCCGACGGCCGGGCTGGGCATCGGCATCGACCGGCTGGCCATGATTCTGACGAACCAGCCTTCGATTCGGGACGTGATTCTGTTTCCGCTGCTGCGGCCCGAGCAACCGGCCGTGCCGGCCGGATCCGACGGGGCCGAAAAGGAGACGTCCGAGGCCTGA
- a CDS encoding MFS transporter, with the protein MEAAPSRPVGRAAPATGYVALVRRNVHFRRLWLGNLISLLGDWFNTIALYTLVSELTGSPFALGGVFLTKLLPWALASPLAGLLVDRFDRRRLMIGADLVRAVIVLGFLLIDEPGEVYLVYVLTTLQVVVTAVFQPAKSASIPNIVRTDELLTANALMSATWSVMLALGAASGGLVTAWLGTTPVFVIDSLTYLVSAFFIYRTVIPQQTAPAAGGLLRTARRELLDGWRYLTTHPGVGRIALAKSAWALAGGGLVYMLALIGEAIEPTAQAAGIGWLFAARGLGTGIGPVLARAIFRDARRWPAVLGWSIVLSGLCYGVVGLQDWTYAVAPAVLLAHAASGANWVLASVLLQQRTEDAFRGRVFATEWLGVLFSESCSILAASMLLEWQVLSLREAVLAFALVQGLIGLAWLAVIVPRERRAYSGV; encoded by the coding sequence ATGGAGGCCGCTCCGTCCCGGCCGGTTGGTCGCGCCGCCCCGGCGACGGGTTATGTGGCGCTGGTGCGCCGGAACGTGCATTTCCGCCGGTTGTGGCTGGGCAACCTCATCTCGCTGCTGGGCGACTGGTTCAACACGATCGCTCTGTACACGCTGGTTTCGGAACTGACCGGCTCGCCGTTCGCGCTGGGCGGCGTGTTTCTGACAAAGCTGCTTCCCTGGGCGCTGGCTTCGCCGCTGGCCGGGCTGCTGGTGGATCGGTTCGATCGGCGGCGGCTCATGATCGGGGCCGATCTGGTGCGGGCGGTGATCGTGCTGGGCTTCCTGCTGATCGACGAGCCCGGCGAGGTGTACCTGGTCTATGTGCTGACCACGCTGCAGGTGGTCGTGACGGCCGTCTTTCAGCCGGCCAAGAGCGCATCGATCCCGAACATCGTCCGCACCGACGAACTGTTGACGGCCAACGCGCTCATGTCGGCCACCTGGTCGGTGATGCTGGCGCTGGGCGCGGCATCGGGCGGACTGGTGACGGCCTGGCTGGGCACGACGCCGGTGTTCGTGATCGACAGCCTGACCTATCTGGTCTCGGCCTTTTTCATCTACCGGACCGTCATCCCGCAACAGACGGCCCCGGCCGCGGGCGGCCTGCTGCGGACGGCCAGGCGCGAGCTGCTGGACGGCTGGCGCTACCTCACCACGCACCCCGGTGTCGGGCGCATCGCCCTGGCCAAGAGCGCCTGGGCGCTGGCTGGCGGAGGGCTCGTCTACATGCTGGCGCTGATCGGCGAAGCGATCGAGCCGACGGCGCAGGCGGCCGGGATCGGCTGGCTGTTTGCCGCACGGGGGCTGGGCACGGGAATCGGACCGGTGCTGGCCCGGGCGATCTTCCGGGATGCGCGGCGCTGGCCGGCCGTGCTGGGCTGGAGCATCGTGCTCAGCGGCCTCTGCTATGGCGTGGTGGGGTTGCAGGACTGGACCTATGCCGTGGCGCCCGCCGTGCTGCTGGCCCATGCGGCCAGCGGCGCCAACTGGGTGCTGGCAAGCGTGCTGCTCCAGCAGCGCACGGAAGACGCCTTCCGGGGACGCGTGTTTGCCACGGAGTGGCTGGGCGTGCTGTTTTCGGAGAGTTGCTCGATTCTGGCGGCCAGCATGCTGCTGGAGTGGCAGGTGCTCTCGCTGCGAGAAGCCGTGCTGGCATTTGCGCTGGTGCAGGGACTGATCGGGCTGGCCTGGCTGGCCGTGATCGTACCGCGGGAGCGACGGGCTTACTCGGGCGTCTGA
- the queG gene encoding tRNA epoxyqueuosine(34) reductase QueG: protein MPGFDEHAQQRLAQALKAEARRLGFDACGISKAEPLDEEARRLEAWLKAGYHGTMYWMERHFDKRIDPTRLVEGARSVISVLHNYYQPVAHDPSPETGKISRYAWGDDYHEVLKEKLYQLFAWLEAQVGEVHGRAFVDSAPVMDKAWARRSGLGWIGKNTNLINRRMGSFFFIGELIVDVPLPPDGPIPDYCGTCTRCIDACPTGALVQPYVLDARRCISYLTIEHRGDDIPPELQEKMGNWIFGCDICQDVCPWNKFKYATSEPRFMPRPGLPDTPLERWEELDLEAFRQKFRKNAVKRAKFDGFKRNVRIALQNVRRATLQTPE, encoded by the coding sequence ATGCCCGGCTTCGACGAACACGCACAGCAACGGCTGGCGCAGGCCCTGAAGGCCGAAGCGCGGCGGCTCGGCTTCGACGCCTGTGGCATCTCGAAGGCCGAGCCGCTCGACGAAGAAGCCCGTCGCCTGGAAGCCTGGCTGAAGGCGGGCTACCACGGCACCATGTACTGGATGGAGCGCCACTTCGACAAACGCATCGACCCGACCCGACTCGTCGAGGGCGCCCGCTCGGTCATCTCGGTACTGCACAACTACTACCAGCCCGTCGCACACGACCCCTCGCCCGAGACCGGCAAGATCAGCCGCTACGCCTGGGGCGACGACTACCACGAGGTGCTGAAGGAAAAGCTCTACCAGCTCTTCGCCTGGCTCGAAGCGCAGGTGGGCGAGGTGCACGGCCGCGCCTTTGTGGATTCGGCGCCGGTCATGGACAAGGCCTGGGCCCGCCGCAGCGGCCTGGGCTGGATTGGCAAAAACACGAACCTGATCAACCGCCGAATGGGCTCGTTCTTCTTCATCGGCGAGCTAATCGTGGACGTGCCCCTGCCACCTGACGGACCCATCCCGGACTACTGTGGCACCTGCACGCGCTGCATCGACGCCTGCCCCACCGGCGCGCTCGTGCAACCCTACGTGCTCGACGCCCGCCGCTGCATCTCCTACCTGACCATCGAGCACCGGGGCGACGACATCCCGCCGGAGCTGCAGGAAAAAATGGGCAACTGGATCTTCGGATGCGACATCTGTCAGGACGTCTGCCCCTGGAACAAGTTCAAGTACGCCACGAGCGAACCGCGCTTCATGCCGCGCCCCGGCCTGCCCGACACGCCGCTGGAACGCTGGGAAGAACTGGACCTGGAAGCGTTCCGCCAGAAATTCCGCAAAAACGCCGTCAAACGGGCCAAGTTTGACGGCTTCAAGCGCAACGTGCGGATCGCGCTGCAGAACGTGCGCCGCGCCACGCTTCAGACGCCCGAGTAA
- a CDS encoding PKD domain-containing protein: protein MHTMKPQRYLLLTALTALTILGLTGCRSTPVEVLGVEGPDSLQVNQSGTFTATINEDAKPPVEFSWDFGDGSSAAGNPVTHAYTEPGTYTVTVTASNRGGKSTSTGSTSVVVYRPPVPAEIISITANPMQPDTRTAVRFSANVRGDQPITYQWNFGDGSTGSGANPTHTYSRPGTYTVTLNVSNNAGSDSRTLSITVRPYEAEYCADVTEMNPVFFDRNSSVLNDAAREALQENLQILQDCPNLSVRIEGWAAPGERNPQQLSTDRARAVEQFYTSNGIPASRLVVEGKGRVTGVTSKKEGLAQYRRADTIPVRGGM, encoded by the coding sequence ATGCACACGATGAAACCCCAACGCTACCTTCTGCTGACCGCGCTGACGGCCCTGACCATTCTGGGCCTGACGGGCTGCCGTTCGACTCCGGTCGAAGTGCTGGGCGTCGAAGGCCCCGACAGCCTGCAGGTCAACCAGAGCGGCACCTTCACGGCCACGATCAACGAAGACGCCAAGCCGCCTGTCGAATTCAGCTGGGACTTCGGGGACGGAAGCTCCGCGGCGGGCAACCCGGTCACGCACGCCTACACGGAGCCCGGCACCTACACGGTGACCGTCACGGCCTCCAACCGGGGCGGCAAGTCCACGAGCACGGGTTCGACCTCGGTGGTCGTTTACCGCCCGCCCGTGCCGGCCGAGATCATCTCGATCACGGCCAACCCGATGCAGCCCGATACGCGCACGGCCGTGCGCTTCAGCGCGAACGTGCGCGGCGACCAGCCCATCACGTATCAGTGGAACTTCGGGGACGGCAGCACCGGCTCGGGTGCCAACCCCACGCACACCTACAGCCGTCCGGGCACCTACACCGTCACGCTGAACGTGTCGAACAACGCGGGCTCCGACTCGCGCACGCTTTCGATCACCGTGCGCCCCTACGAGGCGGAGTACTGCGCCGACGTGACGGAGATGAACCCGGTCTTCTTCGACCGGAACTCGAGCGTGCTGAACGACGCCGCCCGCGAGGCCCTGCAGGAGAACCTGCAGATCCTGCAGGACTGCCCGAACCTGTCGGTGCGCATCGAGGGCTGGGCCGCGCCGGGTGAGCGCAACCCGCAGCAGCTTTCGACCGACCGTGCCCGTGCCGTGGAGCAGTTCTACACGAGCAACGGTATCCCGGCCAGCCGCCTGGTGGTGGAAGGCAAGGGCCGCGTCACCGGCGTGACGAGCAAGAAGGAAGGGCTGGCGCAGTACCGTCGCGCCGACACCATCCCGGTGCGGGGCGGCATGTAA
- the rpsT gene encoding 30S ribosomal protein S20 — translation MAHHKSAIKRIRQNAKRRARNRYYRSWMRTLIKKVRAAQSREEALPLLNQAKSLLDRLVVKGIIHKNKAANYKRKLEKYVNQLA, via the coding sequence ATGGCACACCATAAGTCGGCGATCAAGCGCATTCGTCAGAACGCCAAGCGGCGCGCCCGTAACCGCTACTACCGTAGCTGGATGCGCACCCTGATCAAAAAAGTACGGGCAGCCCAGTCGCGCGAAGAGGCCCTTCCCCTGCTCAATCAGGCTAAAAGCCTGCTCGATCGCCTTGTGGTTAAGGGCATTATACACAAAAACAAAGCCGCAAACTACAAGCGCAAGCTGGAAAAGTACGTGAACCAGCTGGCCTGA
- a CDS encoding M23 family metallopeptidase, whose amino-acid sequence MWPFFKKLLARWDEEVVVLVVEDAYAGAPVPYTLRPLRLLALIGGSAVLLAAMLVALVLLTPLRELFPGVATEEMRQRARLSSMRVAALEDSLAVQQEYIARLRQLILGEVTPAGEGEERPESPGETGVMLPEAAPTSENWQEHQPPALPVLELTVPTTPKVQPAVLRSDPLLQLQFPVLPPVAGFLTRGFDARSGHYGVDLAVEEGTVVRSIGSGYVIFADWTQAGGFVIIVQHADGYVSVYKHNQRLLKQVGDRVRDREAIALSGNTGEITTGPHLHFELWRHGLAQDPLNYFVIQ is encoded by the coding sequence ATGTGGCCTTTTTTCAAAAAGTTGTTGGCGCGCTGGGATGAAGAAGTCGTGGTCCTGGTAGTGGAAGACGCCTATGCCGGGGCGCCCGTGCCCTATACGCTGCGGCCGCTTCGTTTGCTGGCACTGATCGGGGGAAGTGCGGTGCTGCTGGCCGCCATGCTGGTGGCGCTGGTGCTGCTGACGCCGCTGCGCGAGCTATTTCCCGGTGTGGCGACTGAGGAAATGCGGCAGCGGGCGCGGCTGAGCAGTATGCGGGTGGCTGCGCTGGAAGATTCGCTGGCGGTCCAGCAGGAGTACATTGCCCGGTTGCGTCAGCTTATCCTGGGAGAAGTGACGCCGGCCGGGGAAGGCGAGGAGCGGCCGGAGTCGCCCGGCGAAACGGGTGTGATGCTACCCGAGGCCGCACCGACATCGGAAAACTGGCAGGAGCACCAGCCGCCTGCCCTGCCGGTACTGGAACTGACGGTTCCGACGACGCCGAAGGTGCAACCGGCCGTGCTCCGGAGCGATCCACTGTTGCAGCTTCAGTTTCCCGTGCTGCCGCCGGTGGCAGGTTTTCTGACTCGAGGCTTCGATGCCCGCAGCGGACACTACGGGGTCGATCTGGCTGTGGAGGAGGGCACCGTGGTACGGTCTATCGGCAGCGGCTATGTGATCTTTGCAGACTGGACGCAGGCGGGCGGATTCGTTATTATCGTACAGCATGCCGACGGCTACGTCTCGGTCTACAAGCACAATCAGCGCCTGCTCAAGCAGGTGGGTGATCGCGTGCGCGACCGCGAGGCGATTGCATTGAGCGGCAATACGGGCGAAATTACCACCGGCCCGCATCTGCACTTTGAACTCTGGCGCCACGGACTGGCGCAGGATCCGTTGAACTATTTTGTCATCCAGTGA
- a CDS encoding bactofilin family protein codes for MSRASGTPAPGQLNLVGEGTVFEGTLRTPHDIRISGKVIGTLYVQGKAIIAAEGVLEGQLHARSADVAGQVQGDLIIEETLLLKDSARVEGRIQTGRLVVEAGAIFDGECRMGKIDRVIETKATPSADKEAATPARDAARARKADVEPGAGA; via the coding sequence ATGAGCCGCGCATCCGGCACGCCGGCACCCGGCCAGTTGAATCTGGTGGGCGAAGGCACCGTTTTCGAGGGGACGCTGCGCACGCCACACGACATCCGCATCAGTGGGAAGGTGATCGGTACGCTGTACGTGCAGGGGAAGGCGATCATTGCGGCCGAAGGGGTGCTGGAAGGACAGTTGCATGCCCGAAGCGCCGACGTCGCCGGTCAGGTCCAGGGCGATCTGATCATCGAAGAGACGCTCCTGCTCAAAGACTCGGCCCGGGTGGAAGGACGCATCCAGACTGGCCGGCTCGTTGTGGAGGCGGGTGCCATTTTCGACGGCGAATGCCGCATGGGCAAGATCGACCGGGTCATCGAGACGAAGGCGACGCCTTCGGCCGACAAAGAAGCGGCGACGCCCGCGCGGGATGCTGCGCGTGCCCGAAAGGCGGATGTTGAACCAGGCGCCGGGGCATGA
- a CDS encoding AtpZ/AtpI family protein — MKARKKSGEATSSMQEALRALGPYMGLGLQLALGMAFFAVGGYLLDRWLGTLPWLTLVGVVLGLVAIVAKLWQVNTQLQRRSRRPEHDAAHEK; from the coding sequence ATGAAGGCCCGAAAGAAATCCGGCGAGGCGACTTCCTCCATGCAGGAAGCGCTTCGGGCGCTGGGGCCTTACATGGGACTGGGGTTGCAACTGGCCCTGGGGATGGCGTTTTTTGCGGTCGGGGGCTACCTGCTGGACCGCTGGCTGGGCACATTGCCCTGGCTTACGCTGGTCGGCGTCGTGCTGGGGCTGGTGGCCATCGTGGCCAAGCTCTGGCAGGTGAATACGCAACTGCAACGACGGTCGCGCCGGCCGGAGCACGACGCGGCTCATGAAAAATAA
- the atpB gene encoding F0F1 ATP synthase subunit A codes for MGDRTHIQQGWRRTGLWLAVVALFGLIPRPLLAAEEGEGNENISEVLIHHTADGYYVALEPFVTIELPRIFLVRTSEGSWRLDAFGSTASALHSGRYVADYEGRRYESPAELEELIAAHHHLYAELHPREGELVLDLSITRHYVFGLIAALLVLALFIPVAQRYRKGIGRTTAPRGVLQNLAEVFIVFVRDEIARPNIGEKADRFLPYLLTAFFFILFCNLLGLVPNLGAATSNLAVTGVLALFTFIIGTIYASKDHWKHIFWPPGVPVFVKPILIPVEIMGLFTRHAALAIRLFANMTAGTLVILSLIGLIFMINALFGALAAWMSTLPSVLLTLFISAIKLLVAFIQAYVFTLLSALFIGMSVVEHDHEHHEHEEEAGNEPVVHAVPTSDGARVVVHG; via the coding sequence ATGGGTGATCGTACGCACATTCAGCAGGGGTGGCGTCGGACCGGTCTGTGGCTTGCCGTCGTCGCGTTGTTCGGATTGATACCGCGTCCGCTGCTGGCCGCCGAAGAGGGCGAAGGGAACGAGAACATCAGCGAGGTGCTTATCCATCATACAGCCGATGGTTACTACGTCGCGCTGGAGCCTTTCGTGACGATTGAGTTGCCCCGGATCTTCTTGGTGCGAACGTCTGAGGGCTCCTGGCGACTGGACGCCTTCGGCAGCACGGCCTCGGCGCTGCACTCCGGTCGCTACGTGGCCGACTACGAGGGGCGTCGCTACGAGTCGCCCGCCGAACTGGAAGAGTTGATCGCGGCACATCATCACCTCTATGCCGAACTGCATCCACGCGAGGGCGAGCTGGTGCTGGATCTGTCGATCACCCGCCACTACGTATTCGGCCTGATCGCCGCCCTGCTGGTGCTGGCGCTGTTCATTCCGGTCGCGCAACGCTATCGCAAAGGGATTGGCCGCACCACGGCACCGCGGGGCGTGCTGCAGAATCTGGCCGAGGTGTTCATCGTTTTTGTCCGCGACGAGATTGCCCGGCCCAACATCGGCGAGAAGGCCGACCGCTTTCTGCCCTACCTGCTGACGGCTTTCTTCTTTATCCTGTTCTGCAATCTGCTCGGCCTGGTGCCCAACCTGGGCGCCGCCACTTCGAACCTGGCCGTTACGGGCGTGCTGGCGCTGTTTACGTTCATCATCGGCACGATCTACGCCTCGAAGGATCACTGGAAGCACATTTTCTGGCCGCCCGGCGTGCCTGTTTTCGTCAAGCCGATTCTGATTCCCGTGGAAATCATGGGGCTGTTCACCCGGCACGCGGCGCTGGCCATCCGTCTGTTTGCCAACATGACGGCCGGCACGCTGGTGATCCTGAGCCTGATCGGCCTGATCTTCATGATCAACGCGCTGTTCGGGGCACTGGCGGCCTGGATGAGCACGCTGCCGAGTGTGCTGCTGACGCTGTTTATCTCGGCCATCAAGCTGCTGGTGGCCTTCATTCAGGCGTACGTCTTTACGCTGCTTTCGGCGCTCTTCATCGGCATGTCGGTGGTCGAGCACGACCATGAACATCACGAGCATGAAGAGGAAGCGGGCAACGAGCCGGTCGTGCATGCGGTGCCGACCTCCGATGGGGCGCGTGTGGTCGTCCATGGATAA